One window of the Penaeus vannamei isolate JL-2024 chromosome 31, ASM4276789v1, whole genome shotgun sequence genome contains the following:
- the LOC138867694 gene encoding uncharacterized protein — MIALSVSVILLIRKCDLAQSALFIYLLHILSPRQQEELSQTKVHSVGIILSELCNIDGLFLPVVGTLSPECKPASFLGFFLDHMSFDMYQSCLLACSIINYWLDWSLYVDDGVDSEKGSLASLPPMVMQLYDCLAPRATLVKVAHEGKEVTMAHVYTYLEGLEVSVCCFLLQKSV, encoded by the exons ATGATTGCTTTATCAG TATCTGTCATCCTTCTTATCAGGAAGTGTGACCTTGCACAGTCAGCACTTTTCATATACCTTCTACACATCCTTTCTCCCAGACAGCAGGAAGAATTATCACAGACCAAA GTCCACAGTGTAGGCATTATTTTGTCTGAACTGTGTAACATCGATGGCTTGTTCTTACCTGTGGTAGGCACATTGTCTCCAGAGTGCAAACCAGCAAGCTTTTTAGGATTCTTCTTAGACCACATGTCGTTTGACATGTATCAGTCGTGTCTTTTGGCTTGTAG CATTATCAACTATTGGTTGGACTGGTCATTATATGTGGATGACGGAGTAGACTCTGAGAAAGGATCTCTTGCGTCCCTTCCTCCTATGGTAATGCAGTTATATGACTGTTTGGCACCTCGAGCCACTCTTGTGAAAGTAGCACATG AGGGAAAAGAAGTGACAATGGCACATGTTTATACTTATCTAGAAGGGCTTGAAGTGTCAGTGTGCTGCTTTTTATTACAGAAATCTGTGTGA
- the LOC138867693 gene encoding Fanconi anemia group A protein homolog: MALLNVSSSLEFRNQISREIIVYLARARLKDLKETLDPNTAIHQSEKEKSKVADEVETAITQYAQISKVPNFVLEASIFRKPYFCSSFLPTFLTPRPMPDAPDAARANLFVDALHLSGKLPSNMLQKYIELCQKECTENS; the protein is encoded by the exons ATGGCACTTTTAAATGTTTCTTCTTCCTTAGAATTTAGAAATCAG ATTTCTCGCGAGATTATTGTCTACTTGGCCAGAGCAAGACTTAAAGACCTGAAGGAAACATTAGACCCAAACACTGCCATTCATCAgtcagagaaggaaaagagtaag GTAGCAGATGAAGTAGAGACAGCGATCACTCAGTATGCACAGATTTCAAAAGTACCCAACTTTGTCCTAGAAGCTTCCATTTTCCGAAAACCATACTTCTGTTCATCTTTCCTGCCGACCTTCCTAACCCCCAG gcCTATGCCAGATGCCCCAGATGCTGCAAGAGCAAACTTGTTTGTTGATGCCCTACATTTAAGTGGGAAGCTCCCCTCTAACATGCTACAAAAGTATATAGAACTTTGTCAAAAGGAATGCACAGAGAACTCCTGA